Below is a window of Vicia villosa cultivar HV-30 ecotype Madison, WI unplaced genomic scaffold, Vvil1.0 ctg.000232F_1_1_3, whole genome shotgun sequence DNA.
GGAATAGACATAAAAAAGAGCATGCAAGAAGAGCAGCAATCAACTCCTGTAAAGAAAGAAATTGCAATTGTAAATTATAACCATCATCAGCATGTAAGTCACAATACAAGGGCAGCAGAAGCAGCCACAGTCATGCAAGAGTTTTGAAGGTGGTGCTGGTGACAGTAGTAGCCAAGTTGTATTATTGAGTACTTAAAGAGCGGGTGTATTTTataggcaacaaaattaaattaaattaaattaaagaacCTGTATTGAAACTtagaactaaattaaattaaaggacCTCTAGTGTGGTTTTGTCCATTTTATATTGTTGCAGTGAAAACACAACAAAGTGGTTTAAGAATTTTAATGTCAAGTAGCCTTGTAGGTGGAATTCGGTTTTTAAACAATCTTCAAGTCGGCAAATAAAAAAGAAGGCATATTCAaccaaaaagaagaaagaaaataagttttGGTTACAAGCAAACCTGGGTAAGGAACACTATCCCGGCTTCCTGTGAATCCAGCATGCGAAGACCAGTTCTGACAGTGGCTCCCACACCATCAATAACCATATCCGCGTTTTTATAGTGTTCTTCCAACAAAGAAGGCAGCCTCAAAAGCAAACCTCCCAATGTTGGAAGCACCTCCTCAAACCACTTCCTACATTCCTCTCTCGACATCAGCTGAAACAAACAATATAAGTGTTTGTTTTTATTCATCAGCTATAAACAGCAAAATCCATCCATGTTCCCGAAATGCAAGGGAAAtctgattaaaaattaaaaatttgaggTTTTAAAAAGGTGAAGTTACCTGTGCGGTATTTTACCTCGTCGAAGAAGAGGGAATATCCATGTGCAGCGGAAGGGGCTAAAGGCtcgtgagagagagaaagagagctcCTGATTTCAGTCATGAAGATGAATAAGAGTCGGCCCGAGTCAACTCGGCCACATTCAAGTTCTCTGAGAGACTCCACCACTTGGGACGGCCAAAATAGAGAGGAAGAACGCATCACCACTGGTAAATATGGTACAATTGATTTCCAATCCTCTctcttctccattctcttgttctCTTTACAAAGGAGTAAGAATAAACTGCTTACAACTTACAAATATCAATATGTGAAGCAAAGAGAATATTTCAAAAACGAAATTATTACTTTTATTCATATTACAACTGAAAATTTAAATGACACTAATTATTACTCACTCATAATACACAGATCTGAAATCCCATACAGATAGCAAGCACATGAGCAATTATCAGTCATAACCATATAAAAAATTTAGCAATTACAACTATTAATTTTAGTATCAGATTCTTAGCCCAGGATCAGTCCTTACATTGCTTGACCGCCACGATTGGGCTCTAGCAGATTCTGAGCCAAATTTAAACACCAAATAAAAGCATTATAATAGAACATAAATTCTTTAATATatagttaatatatttttatatattagctTTCATTTGACACAAATGATATCTCATTTAGAGCTCTATAACTTGAGATAAGAATTTTTATTGCAGTTGTCAGGCCAATTCATGCGCAGTAAGCATAACAATATTGATATAGAAAACCTTCTATgcattcatatttttttattagttcaAGTAATGCCATTTGGCTATATTGAGGCAGTAAATAAAAACCGTAAACAGGTTCAATATACTCATCATGTAAGTTGTAACACGACCATATTTTCACCAAgataattttcaattttcaagaTTAATGCAGGAGATTGTACTCTCTGAATTTTATTGTACATTTGGGTCAATTGTGGCATGTATGATTttgaaacaatataaaaaatCTAACACAGCGTATCGAAATCAAACTCAATAACCGGccaaatttaacatttttttaactACTAGATCCGACAAAATTCAATCCACTACCAGTAGTCTGAACAAGAACACTTGCCACCATTGAAATGATGAAACCGGTATGAATCCCTTACTGTGATTTTCCTACCAACAATTTTACTAACTAGCTTGAAAACAGAGTGGCAATCACCACAAACACGAAGGTTCTTGTAAATTCTAATAGTCGATCCTTCGGGACAATTGATCAACCCAAATGCAAGGGCGATTCTCTCACTATGGTTCCAAAGATTATGCTCCTTTTGTTCTTCATCTGTATCTTGCAATGCATAGCTTGTGTCAGGTACGTAGCCTTCCTCTCTAGTCATCTTTCTGAGCTCTTCCAACTTTGAATAGATTTGAGCAGTTTGTGTATGAAATTGGTCTCCCATCCCAAAAGTTGTAACCGTATTTTTCAACTTGATCCAACTGCAGGCAGGTCTCTTCTTTAAGCtctgtgattccatttgctttctcaCATTCTCTACATCTCCCCATCTTTGGTTAGACGCACAGACATTTGAATATAGAACATAGGCCGAATCATCAGATGAGTCCAGCTCCAAAAGATGATCAGCGGCTTTCCTCCCCAGCTCCAAATTTCCGTGTATTTTGCAAGCAGCCAACAAGCTACGCCAAACGAGGTCATTTGGTGGGACTGGCATCTTATCAATGAAAGCTTCGGCCTCAGCAAGCCTTCCTGATCTCCCAAGaagatcaattatgcaaacaCAATGCTCTATTCCAGTAGGGATACCAAATTCAGTAGTCATTGAAGAGAAGTACGCAAGACCCTCATCCACCAAACCCCCATGGCTGCAGGCAGACAGAAGAGAAACAAACGTGACATGATCAGGTCTCAGACCGATATCAAGCATCTCTTGAAAGGCCTTTGTAGCCTGGCGGAAAAATCCATGTCTGGCCAATGCTGATATTAAAATGTTCCAAGACCTCTGTGACCTACTTTTTGGTAGGGGAAGGATTCTAAATACATCATCGATTTCTCCACATTTTCCATACATATCCATTGTAGCAtttaaaacgtattcatttgactCGAACCCAAGTTTAATAATCCAACTGTGAAGCTGCTGACCCTCATCCAGTACTGTCAAGTTACCGATAGTAGCAAGAGCTACAGAGAAGCTAAACTGATCTAAATCAACCCCGTCATTTCTCATCCTAGCAATAAATTTTAGTGCTTCCTCACCAGGCCCGTAATGAGCATTTGCAGAAAGAATGGCATTCCAAGTACTAGAATTTTTATTAGCTAATACATCAAAAATAAAGTTGCTTGCATTAAGCTCACCACACTGGGCATACATTGTAATTAGGGAGCTTTGGACGTACGTATTTAATTCAAATCCTGCCACAACTATGTGAGCATGGATTGGCATTCCATGTTTCAAAAGATAATCAGGAGACAAACAAGCACCGAGAAGATTGACAATAGTAATGTAGTTAGAAAGCAAGCCTTCTCTTCTCAATAAGTTGAATGATTCAAGTGCGGCATTTGGATCTGTGTTATCAGCATGGCCACCTATCAATGTATTCCATGTTACCACATCTCTCTCTGGCATAATTTTACACACTTTTTGGGCTTCGGCCATCAATCCAAACTTCCCATACATGGTGACCAATGTATTACCTATGATTATATTGTGATGTAGGCCATAATGAACCACAAAGGCGTGAGCAATCTTCAGTTTTTCTAAATTATAACACGCCGATAACGCAGTTGTAAAAGTTACATAGTTTGTTGTCTTTCTTGTTTTGAGCATCTCAATCAAAAGTCGTACGGCATGCGAATACTTCCCATCTTCAACATGGCTTGCCATCATGGAATTCCATGAAATTAAATCTCTCTCTGGCATTGTATGAAAAACAAACTCTGCATCCTTAGGCGATCCCGCTTGAGAATACATACTTAAAAGACTATTGCATACACAAACATTTGATTCAAGTCCAGATTTTATTATTAGACCATGAAGTCCTTTTCCCCACTTCAAATGTTGTGCAGAACCACACGCAGGTAACAAGGCTGATATTGTAATATAATTTGTTTTTGTGTGAGCACGACGCATCCAAAAGAAGTGTCCTAGAGATTCCTCAAAACGACCATTATGTGCAGTTGCGGTAATAATTGAATTCCATGATATAGTGTCCCGTTCCTTCATGTTATTAAACACACAAGACGCCTCATCTACGCTATCATAATTACCAAACAGAGATATAAGGGAGTTTGCTACAGAGACACTAGAAGTGTCTAATCCAGATTTGACAACATCTCCAAGGATCTGATATCCCATGGTTGTATCGCCAAACATTCCACAAGTTTTAATAACTGTAGCCATTGTATTTTCATTACAAATTAACGTGGTTTGTCTTAAATGACGATAAATATTTAGAACTTCTGTTGTATGCCCATTATCTGCATAGCAAACCATCAAAGAAGTCCAAGAGACTATATTTGGTTCTTCAATCTCCTCAAAGAGCTTATTAGCCTCAAAAACCGAACCATGTGTGCCATAAAAGTGCAGCAAACTAGTACCAACAAACACATTAGACATTAAACCATATTTGACAACATAACCATGAATCTGAAGTGCCCCTTCAGTCATGCACCCTGACCTATCACACGCAGTCACCAAACTAGCAACTACATAACTGCTTGGCCTGACACCATTTTCAAACATATAGCAAAAGAATTTCATAGCTTCGTGGTACCAACCCACTCGAACGTACCCCGACATCATGTTATTCCAAGAAGCATCATTTCTGTCCAACATCTTATCAAATACATGTTGAGCATATTTTATGTCACCAAACGTCGAGTACATGTTAATCAACGTATTTGTATAGAACGTGTTGAGTTGAAAAACACCTGTCACGCAAAGTGCATGCAACGCTTTCCCAACGATTCCTTCCGTGATTTCCGAGAAGCCCTTTTGAAGAAAGCGTGAAACTTGAGGGTTAGGGTGGTCCTGGAGAGGCATATGCATACCATAGCTCacgaattctttttcttttccacaTGTTCTAAGCTGGTTTTGGCAGTTCAAAAGGGGCGAGTACGGAATGGGTGGTGGGCTATGCAAAACACTAAAAGTACACAGCTTTCTACAATTCCTAGCCAGCTCTAATGATTGAAGGACATCATAACCACCTTGTGAAGAAGAACCGCAAAGGGCTTACTGCAAAAAAAAACAGTGGGTGTCCCATCCCATATTCGCAATTAGTCTTCTTCAATCCACAGTCTGAGTCATCCAACATTATCAGAAAATTTACTCATTACCCGAACCAATAAAATTGTACACAACCAAACAACatataaataatttcaaattgaAAGATAACCCTCAAAACGACTAATCCTAATGAAGGAAAGTGAGACAGTAACAACCTCTATAGCACGGACACCTCTGGAAATAGGTGTGTATGTGTCCGTGTCTGAAACCAACCCCGACACTTATCATTAAGGCGGTCCATGGGTAACAACTAAACATAACAATATTTGCAATCAagaccttgaatttcttcatacaTTTTTTCAATCAATCAAGTAACACAATTAGGTTATATggagaaaaacaaacaaaaaaactgtAAAATGTTAACAGTATTGAGGCATGGAAAGCTTGAACTCACATGGAGGATTTGTGTGCGTTAAACGGCAACGATTCGTTCTTTCCGGTGTGCGTTTCGACCCTTTCTTTCTCTGCTTCAGCCTCCACTTCAATTcagttccacaacaacaacaacacttccAAGCCCTTGCCCTACGGTTAGTCAAATTTTAAGAGAGAATTCTTCTTTgcttccttcttttctttggGTTTGTTTGGCAAATTATTTGCTAAATGGTCCTCAATTAATGTTAATATAAGAATCAATTCCATTTTTACCCTAATTTAGTAATTCATCCATGAAATAAAGATGGTCCTAacctatttcaaaataattttgagACTTTAATTTTGAGTCTTTAGTAGAAGCCTACCTCTGCCCCggtatattcaattatattttagATCATTCGATAAGGTTTGATCgttgttaatatataattgatattataaaattactaatatctatcattattttaaaataaatatgtaacaaattatcatcataataatctaatatatttaataactataaatatttataaatatcactaaTAATTATAAGGGAAATGTTAACCAATGTCCTCATAACAATAGTTAagactttaaaatagtaaatttatctcggtaatctaTTTATTTAATgccttgaaaattgaaatattaaattttctataaaatattttctttttttggaatgcttaaccattgccctaagggcactggttagcaagaccataattataaatatttacaaatattttgttgattaaaattatatatatattgtgatgATAGTGACCTGTAAAAATAAtgaatttcaatgataaaattcaCAGTCGTTAGTATAATTTACAGATATCACTCTCATTGTTTTCTTAGAATACAATAATAAATTGATAATTTTAGTGATACAcgtgtaaatttaaaatgacttACTTGATTGTAAAATGAACGATAATAATGTaaactcaattatattaaataaatatacaaaagaataaaaaaaaaggacagttgaaattgaaaattttgtttCTCAATTAAACACAATTgttgactaaaataaaataaattatgtttgtCGTGACCCATAAGATAAAAAGTTTGTCATCTGCACGACTATTAATgttcaatcaaataaaataaattattaactttgttaaaaattaaaaatagattaattaatatttttagtgcTAATAAATAAGATAGATTAAATATGTCACaaaaactaaaattttcaaacttaatatatatatatatatatatatatatatatatatatatatatatatatatatatatatatatatatatatatatatatatatatggggcaTATCAAGTGAGAATGTTAAATGGTAGGAATAATTATTAACCATTCGATTTAAACataaatggttgagattaaaaaTTTCATATGTGATTCTCTATCATCATTTATGGATGTGGAGTTTGATGCTCATCTTTATTGTTAGAAGAAGCATTTTTTATTGTGTGGATTAGAATGTGGAGATTTTGATCGTGTCTATAGTAGTATGCCTGGTGAATGCATGACTACTATGTTAAAGACTGCATTAGTTTCAGCAATTGCTAGTGGATGTAAGGGCAGAGGAATTTTGTCAGATGGTGTGATTTGATCAAAAAAAATTGAGGTCTTTTTCTTCTACAATAAGTAACTCTAGGAGAGAGTTTGTTAGTCTGGATCTTAGTAGAGCTTTAAAGCAAACTAAGAATTTTTGGAGTTTGAGATGAGACATCATGTGTATCCAAGGAATTTTGTGAAGGGCGCTTATCACatgtgccctaatttttgcctaagtcaattgttttcaagtttgttgacttagcgggctttcttttctctttttttattcttttttattttttgaacaagttgtatgatcctgagacgtcttcgatttgttggaaagattgtgactgcctcatttcttagCTGactaaggataaccattgtggtattTACTTTCCTCagccttttgaaagataaccattgttgtatccttagatgcgtgctcctgatgaattttgaacgctCAATCATGTTAAtcgaacactaccctgcccctgggttaaatgtgagggttttttcgtatagaaaagaaactcctacttcaaggctcaaaggggttactgagggattaacttccttaaaTCTCCaatgtttagggatttgaaacaatgcatgtacatcatcaacagggttttactcgaaagcacattAATTGAGGTTATAAGTATTacgtgttcgtcattctcccttcggagtaATCATGCTTTATCagcgagagtttggtatcacacgTAAAGAAAAACATCTCAGAGCAAAAGCGAAAGGattttttttcaagacaaacatgtccAATGCATTATT
It encodes the following:
- the LOC131625649 gene encoding pentatricopeptide repeat-containing protein At3g24000, mitochondrial-like isoform X1 codes for the protein MHMPLQDHPNPQVSRFLQKGFSEITEGIVGKALHALCVTGVFQLNTFYTNTLINMYSTFGDIKYAQHVFDKMLDRNDASWNNMMSGYVRVGWYHEAMKFFCYMFENGVRPSSYVVASLVTACDRSGCMTEGALQIHGYVVKYGLMSNVFVGTSLLHFYGTHGSVFEANKLFEEIEEPNIVSWTSLMVCYADNGHTTEVLNIYRHLRQTTLICNENTMATVIKTCGMFGDTTMGYQILGDVVKSGLDTSSVSVANSLISLFGNYDSVDEASCVFNNMKERDTISWNSIITATAHNGRFEESLGHFFWMRRAHTKTNYITISALLPACGSAQHLKWGKGLHGLIIKSGLESNVCVCNSLLSMYSQAGSPKDAEFVFHTMPERDLISWNSMMASHVEDGKYSHAVRLLIEMLKTRKTTNYVTFTTALSACYNLEKLKIAHAFVVHYGLHHNIIIGNTLVTMYGKFGLMAEAQKVCKIMPERDVVTWNTLIGGHADNTDPNAALESFNLLRREGLLSNYITIVNLLGACLSPDYLLKHGMPIHAHIVVAGFELNTYVQSSLITMYAQCGELNASNFIFDVLANKNSSTWNAILSANAHYGPGEEALKFIARMRNDGVDLDQFSFSVALATIGNLTVLDEGQQLHSWIIKLGFESNEYVLNATMDMYGKCGEIDDVFRILPLPKSRSQRSWNILISALARHGFFRQATKAFQEMLDIGLRPDHVTFVSLLSACSHGGLVDEGLAYFSSMTTEFGIPTGIEHCVCIIDLLGRSGRLAEAEAFIDKMPVPPNDLVWRSLLAACKIHGNLELGRKAADHLLELDSSDDSAYVLYSNVCASNQRWGDVENVRKQMESQSLKKRPACSWIKLKNTVTTFGMGDQFHTQTAQIYSKLEELRKMTREEGYVPDTSYALQDTDEEQKEHNLWNHSERIALAFGLINCPEGSTIRIYKNLRVCGDCHSVFKLVSKIVGRKITVRDSYRFHHFNGGKCSCSDYW